The Blautia obeum ATCC 29174 region AAACTTTATATCTTTGGCAAAGATGGCAGACTTGTAAAGAAAAAAGGCCTTTACAAATATGGAAAAACACAGGTTTATATCAATAAAAACGGAAGCCTGGCAACCGGACTGGTAAAAATAAAAGGCAAATGGTACTGGTTTGAAAATAACGGAGTGCTTTCCAGAAAAAGCGGCATTCATAAATGGAAAAATAACACGTACTATTTGAATAAAGGCCGGTTTGTGACAGGATGGGCAACTGTTGGCAGCAATAAGTATTATTTTGGCGCAGATGGCAAAATGGTCACAAATAAATATATACAGACCAGTGGACAGACTTACTATGTGGATGCCAGCGGGCGTATGAAGAAGAACTGCTGGTATAACGGACAGTACTTTAACAACAAAGGTCAGCTGGAAAAGAATGCGACAAAATATGATTCTGAGACAACAGAAGGCCAGGTCACCAAAGAAATGCTGGATGAACTTCCTCTGTCCAACTGTACGAAACTTATGGTGGTTGCACATCCGGACGATGAGACTCTGTGGGGTGGCGCACATCTGACAGAAGGCGGCTGGTTTGTTGTATGTCTGACAAACGGTTATAATGAAGTGCGGAAGAATGAGTTTTATGAGGTGATAAAAGAGTCAGGAAATGTTGGATTGATTTTGAAATATCCGGATCTGGTGGGAGGAAAGAGATCTGACTGGGCAACTTCAAAACCACAGATTGCGAAAGATCTGGATCTCCTTATGAAATATAAGCACTGGGGAATGGTTGCAACACATAATCCGGATGGTGAATATGGACATATCCATCACAAGATGACAAGTAGATTAATGACTGAGAGTTATTATAAAAATTGCTGGGGAAATAACTTATATTATTTCGAAAGATATTACAGTGCAAGAAGACTTCCGGGTGTGGAAGCTTCACTGAGAAAAGTTCCACAGAGCAGTGTTGACAAAAAAGTAGAATTGCTGAAAATTTATAAATCTCAGAGTCATGTGGTTGATGAACATATACATCTGGCATCATATGAGGATTGGATAAGAGCAAGTGAGTGGTAAATAAAACAGAATGGAGATTTTTAGATGTTGAGTAATACCAGGAAAAAAGTGTGGGTATATAGTATTCCTTTTTTGATTACAGCAGCAATGTTGCTGGTTATCTTTTATAAGGCAGGTATATATCCGTTTGGAGAGAAAAGTTTGCTGATTTGGGACCTGAGATGGCAGTACATTCAGTTCTTTTCCTGGTTTAAGCAGGTATTGACTGGCCGAGGTGATCTTTTCTATTCGTTTAATGCGGGTATGGGAAGCAACATGATTGGATTGTATGCGTATTATCTGGCCAGTCCGCTGAATCTCCTGATTTTGTTTTTTGATGACATTCAGATATTTGTGCTTGTTCTTACTATATTAAAACTGGCACTTGCAGCATCTGCGAGTGCCTTTTTCATTAGAAACAGATTCCCGGCTGTTGATAATGTATGGACGATTGTTCTGGCAACCTGTTACGGCATGATGTCATATGGAATTTCACAGAAATGTAATCTCATGTGGCTGGATGCACTGATTATGCTGCCTCTTATATGTATTGGGGTATATCGATTTGTAACACAAAAGAAAAAAAAATATTTATTTGCAGCAGTTTTGGTGATGATTATTTGTAACTGGTATATGGCATATATGTGTTGCCTGTTTTCAGTGTTATACTTTTTTTTCGAATTATTCTGTGCAGGAGAGAAGAAAAAATATGTTGTATCGATTGTTCAATATGGGGTAACAATGCTGCTTGCGGTGATGGGATCTATGGTTCTGTTTTTACCGACAGCAATGAATTTACTTCAGGGAAAGGGAATTGAAAGTACAACAGATTATACGCCAGGATTTCATATAGGAATAAAGACTTTGATAAAGGGTCTTCTTCCGGGAGTATGGATGCAGAAATCCTTTGGAACAGAATCACAGGGAATAATGCTCTTTTGTGGGACATTCGTTCTTTTTTGTGTTGTAGCTTATTTTTTATCAAAAAGAAATCTGAAAGAAAAAGTACTGTCTGCGGTATTGATGATTTTTCTGGTTGTGTCGGCAACGTTTATTCCATTGGAAAATGTCTGGAATGGATTCAGAAAAGCAAATTCGTATTATTGTAGATTTTCTTTTATTATCGTTTTTTTTATCATTTATCTGACGGCAGCTTATCTTGAAAAAGGTGCAAAATTCATTCACAAAAAATGGTTTAAATCAGTTGTATGTGTCTGGATAAGTGTGGAATTGCTGTTTAATGGTTACAGCATTGTGAAATCTTTTGCTCCGGTTGAGGGACATAAATACAGTGAGTATGATGAACAGCAGCAAGAACGATTTAATAGCTTGGAAGGTTCAGACGATGACTTTTACAGAACAGAACAGGCTTCTGTAGCAGGTGAAGATAAAGGTGCAAATTATCTGGGCGTATTTAATGAAGGTTTGCAATTTGGATATCATTCATTTGCAACATATACTTCAACGATCAACAGTGCACTGACAGAACTGTATCATAAATGTGGTTATCATGATTATTATAAATTTATGCAGTATAACGAACCACTTTTGTTAACAGATTCATTATGGGGTATCAAATATATTATAAGTGATCATGACATAGAAGGTTGTAAAAAAGATATAGATGCAGGTGTTATAAATGATAAAAGCGTGTATCTGAATCCATATGCGCTGAATCTTGGGTATCGTGTACAGGATGCAGATATCGAAAATATAGAGGCTGAAAATGCATTTGAATATCAGAACATGTTGTTGTCTACATTATTGGGTGAAAATATTCAATGTTTCAAAAAAGTAGATTCACAGAAAACAGTTCTGGAAGATGGCGATGAATTTCAGATAAAAGTACCTGAACAGGAACATATTTTATATGGGTATATAGATCATGTGATAAAAAATGCAGCGCAGACAGTTATCTTTATAAACGGAAAAGCGCGAACGACTTATTCCAGAGTAACTTCTTATAAAACATTTCAAATTGATGATCCGGAACAGTCAGATATTGCAACAGTAACATTAAAAGGAAATATACCGAATAAAGACGAACTGGAAGGTGTCTTTTATTATCTCGATATGAGGGAATTTCGTGCTGCTATTGAAAAACTAAAGACGGAAATGTTTCAGATTGAAGATTATACAGAAGGAAGCGTTACAGGAACGTATACTGCAACAGAAGATAATGAGAAACTGATGCTCACGATACCATATGATAAGGGATGGAGAATAGAATGTAATGGAAAGACAGTAACTGCAGATGCAGACAGAACTTTTACTGTACTGACAATGAATAAGGGTGAAAATAAAATTACAATGAAATATATATCACCCGGGTTCAGAGAAGGTGCGATAATTTCGTTATTGGCAATTCTGCTCTTTGTTATATGGCAAAGAGCAGAAAAGAAAAGAATGATGAAATTTTGTGGGGAGGTGCATATCTGACAGATGACCTCCTCGTTTTCTGTTTTTGTATTTACTTGATATGAAAAAGAAGAACACCGGCTTTTTTCCAGACAGATTTAAATGGATAGAGCAGAATCAGGCTGCCGAACAGACTGGCAAAAAATAATGCTGGCATCTGGATATGTACAGATGCGGTCGTAAAATGGTTGAAGTATTTCTGGAGAACTACTAAAATGGGTTTATGTATAATATAGATACCGAAACTGCAGCGGGAAATATATTCAATGACTGGTGCAAATTTAATGATTGCTTTGTTGTGATATCTTCGTCTCAGCAGTTCAAAGGTGAAGATGCCGATCAGAAATATTGCAAAATCTGAATACCAGTACAGAAATGCGGATTGATAATAATGATGGCTGTATAAATAGTACTGTCCGGTTGAATTTAAAACAAAGGCGAGAATGATTCCAAACAGCAGTGACTGACTTTTGAAGCGGTCAAGCATCTGGTGTTTGCTGATCAGATATCCTGTAATAATATAAAAACTGTAGTAGCTGCCCCACAAACCAGTATCAAGCTGTGAACGAAATACGGGAATAACAGTGATTGCCTCTTTGAAAAAAACATTTGCTGTTGGAATTATAAAAAAGATGATGATTCCAAGAACATACAGCAGTGAATACTGCCGGAGGTTTGTGGATGTCTGCAATAACCGGGAAAGAAAAGGGAGTGCAATGTAGCATCCTAAGATCACGGGCATATACCACATGTGTGAAAGGGAGGAGGATTTCAGAAACAGCATTTCCAGAAGCAATCTGGAGATATTGAATGTTTGGTGTTCAATCACACAGCAAAAAATGTAATTGAAAAAAATCCATATTTCCGTAGTAAGGAATAGTGGGAACAGTGATTTCTTATAAAAGGCAGAAACATCAGGATAATCCCGGGGCAGCATAAGCGCACCAGTAGTAGCCAGAAACAACGGAACGCCTATTCGTCCAATTGTAAAAAGCAGGTTTTCAATATTCCAGAGAGGAAAAGATACCTGGAGCTGGCCAAGGAGTACAGGATGGTAAAATGCTTCTACAGAGTGACAAAGCACGACGCATAAAATTGCAGTGGCACGGACAACGTCCAGCCATATTTTTCGAGATTTAGTCATTAAAAAGTCTCCTTTTTTATGATATTAAAAGTGACGTTGCTTTTTGAAAAGGAAAAAGCAGGTCAGAGAATAAACTATAACACCCAGACAGGAGAAAATCACACCAATTTTGAATCCCGGAAGTGTATATTTCATTTCAATTGTATTGATACCAGATGTAACACGGATGCCTGTAAAAATATCCTGCAGTTTATATGCTTCGACTTTTTCTCCATTTACATAAGCAGTCCATCCATCATCATACGGGATGGTGAGAAGAAGTAGTTCATCGCTCTGGGCAGTATATTCACACTTGATATATTTATCCTGGAGGTCAAAGGTAGTAACCTGATTTTGAGAGATTTCCCTCATTACATCACGAAATTCCTGCATATCGAGATAATAGAAAACCCCATCGATTTCCCGAGAGCGTTGAAGAGTTCCTTTTAGCTGAACAATATGCGCAGGAGTGTTTCCGTCACCAACCTGAAAAGTTTTATAGGCTGACCAGATGGAATACTTGGTGCGGAGATTTCCGTCAATATAAAGCTTCAGGTCATTTCCTGAGGTATAATTGCAGTATCCATATAATACGGAATCCTGTTCAGGAGAAGTAACGGTCCAACTGTAGCCATCATTATTTTTCGTTTTTTCTGCCGTACATGTCTTATAGCATTGAACAAGATGTCCCACAATCCGGGAAAGCAGTGCATTCTGATATTCGAATATATTGTCTGCGTGAATCTCCGATGATATATCGTCAGAGGTTTTGTAGCCTAGTTCTAATGCATAGGGATTTTTGTAAATGTTTTTATTATTGTAACCTGTGTCATTCACTTTTTCATATCCGCTTTGCGTGAAGTCACCAAGAATATACTTGATTCCCAGGAGCGAATCGGAGGATAAGATAGGTTCACACCAGGTGATCAGGAGACGGTATACACTGTAGCCACATTTGTTATAAAAGGCCATGATATTACTATTGTATGTAGAACTGTAAGAAGATAACGGCATATAACCGTATGCCAGTCCTTCGTTAAAATTTCCTTGGAAATGATCAGCATTGGTCCGCCAGCTGGATGTCTGTTCGGTCCGATAAAAGAGCGAATCGTCAAGCGTATGGAGATCCTGGACAGCCTGCTCCTGGGTAGTGGCATACCGATTATAGGCTGTAGCACTCACATAATATCCGTTTACGAAAGTCTGATAAGCTCCGTAAAAAAGTTCTGAACAAGTAAAGATCATGCATAA contains the following coding sequences:
- a CDS encoding YfhO family protein; protein product: MLSNTRKKVWVYSIPFLITAAMLLVIFYKAGIYPFGEKSLLIWDLRWQYIQFFSWFKQVLTGRGDLFYSFNAGMGSNMIGLYAYYLASPLNLLILFFDDIQIFVLVLTILKLALAASASAFFIRNRFPAVDNVWTIVLATCYGMMSYGISQKCNLMWLDALIMLPLICIGVYRFVTQKKKKYLFAAVLVMIICNWYMAYMCCLFSVLYFFFELFCAGEKKKYVVSIVQYGVTMLLAVMGSMVLFLPTAMNLLQGKGIESTTDYTPGFHIGIKTLIKGLLPGVWMQKSFGTESQGIMLFCGTFVLFCVVAYFLSKRNLKEKVLSAVLMIFLVVSATFIPLENVWNGFRKANSYYCRFSFIIVFFIIYLTAAYLEKGAKFIHKKWFKSVVCVWISVELLFNGYSIVKSFAPVEGHKYSEYDEQQQERFNSLEGSDDDFYRTEQASVAGEDKGANYLGVFNEGLQFGYHSFATYTSTINSALTELYHKCGYHDYYKFMQYNEPLLLTDSLWGIKYIISDHDIEGCKKDIDAGVINDKSVYLNPYALNLGYRVQDADIENIEAENAFEYQNMLLSTLLGENIQCFKKVDSQKTVLEDGDEFQIKVPEQEHILYGYIDHVIKNAAQTVIFINGKARTTYSRVTSYKTFQIDDPEQSDIATVTLKGNIPNKDELEGVFYYLDMREFRAAIEKLKTEMFQIEDYTEGSVTGTYTATEDNEKLMLTIPYDKGWRIECNGKTVTADADRTFTVLTMNKGENKITMKYISPGFREGAIISLLAILLFVIWQRAEKKRMMKFCGEVHI
- a CDS encoding PIG-L family deacetylase, whose protein sequence is MKKSLFVTLIICVLFAMSALSVQAAGKTGWVRKGTTYKYKVNNTYVKNEVKKIKKYYYYFDKKGVRKTGWVKYKKDRYYFDRKTARAYTGKKAVNNKLYIFGKDGRLVKKKGLYKYGKTQVYINKNGSLATGLVKIKGKWYWFENNGVLSRKSGIHKWKNNTYYLNKGRFVTGWATVGSNKYYFGADGKMVTNKYIQTSGQTYYVDASGRMKKNCWYNGQYFNNKGQLEKNATKYDSETTEGQVTKEMLDELPLSNCTKLMVVAHPDDETLWGGAHLTEGGWFVVCLTNGYNEVRKNEFYEVIKESGNVGLILKYPDLVGGKRSDWATSKPQIAKDLDLLMKYKHWGMVATHNPDGEYGHIHHKMTSRLMTESYYKNCWGNNLYYFERYYSARRLPGVEASLRKVPQSSVDKKVELLKIYKSQSHVVDEHIHLASYEDWIRASEW
- a CDS encoding YfhO family protein — translated: MISFFILYIAAVFLSSFVLKKYYLNNIVAVLCMIFTCSELFYGAYQTFVNGYYVSATAYNRYATTQEQAVQDLHTLDDSLFYRTEQTSSWRTNADHFQGNFNEGLAYGYMPLSSYSSTYNSNIMAFYNKCGYSVYRLLITWCEPILSSDSLLGIKYILGDFTQSGYEKVNDTGYNNKNIYKNPYALELGYKTSDDISSEIHADNIFEYQNALLSRIVGHLVQCYKTCTAEKTKNNDGYSWTVTSPEQDSVLYGYCNYTSGNDLKLYIDGNLRTKYSIWSAYKTFQVGDGNTPAHIVQLKGTLQRSREIDGVFYYLDMQEFRDVMREISQNQVTTFDLQDKYIKCEYTAQSDELLLLTIPYDDGWTAYVNGEKVEAYKLQDIFTGIRVTSGINTIEMKYTLPGFKIGVIFSCLGVIVYSLTCFFLFKKQRHF
- a CDS encoding acyltransferase is translated as MTKSRKIWLDVVRATAILCVVLCHSVEAFYHPVLLGQLQVSFPLWNIENLLFTIGRIGVPLFLATTGALMLPRDYPDVSAFYKKSLFPLFLTTEIWIFFNYIFCCVIEHQTFNISRLLLEMLFLKSSSLSHMWYMPVILGCYIALPFLSRLLQTSTNLRQYSLLYVLGIIIFFIIPTANVFFKEAITVIPVFRSQLDTGLWGSYYSFYIITGYLISKHQMLDRFKSQSLLFGIILAFVLNSTGQYYLYSHHYYQSAFLYWYSDFAIFLIGIFTFELLRRRYHNKAIIKFAPVIEYISRCSFGIYIIHKPILVVLQKYFNHFTTASVHIQMPALFFASLFGSLILLYPFKSVWKKAGVLLFHIK